The following nucleotide sequence is from Chiroxiphia lanceolata isolate bChiLan1 chromosome 29, bChiLan1.pri, whole genome shotgun sequence.
CGGTGATCTGTAACGTCTCTTTCGACGTCACCGGTGACGTAACGCAGGCGCGGGTGGCGTTAcagagccgccgccgccgcccgcgcgCGCCGCCCGGTGCGAGCCGAGCTCCCAGCGCGGCGCGGGACGATGACGTCACTGCCGTTAGCGGGTCGGCCATGTGCCGCCCGCCAGCTTCCGGTTCCGGGCCGCGGAGGTGAGTGGGAGGGGGGGGATTGGGGTCGGGGGCTCCAGCGGTCCGTACTGGGGGTCGTCGAGGATTCCCGGGTGCCGAGGGGTCCCCGGTGTCGCTGCTTGGGGTGTCAGGGGTCCCCGGTGTCGGGGGTACCGGCTCCCGGTGTCGAGGGGTCTCCCGGTGCCGGTGCTTGGCGGTCCAGGTGTTGGGTCTCCCGGTGCCCAGGGCTCTCCGGTGCCAGTgcttggggtggggggggtcccgggtgTTTGGGGTCCCCAGTTCCGCTGTTGGCGGTCCTGGGTATCGGGGGCTCCCCGGTGCCGCGGCTCCCCCGCCGCTGAGCCGCCTCCCCCCGCCGCAGCAGCCCCGTCCCGCTTGCCCCGTCCCGCTTCCCCGGTCCCGCCATGGGGGATTTGATCCTCAACGTGGACTTGACCGCCCCCGAGGGCCGCCCCAAGAAGGAACGGGGCAACCGAAAGCACCAGAGCTTcgtgcggcggcggcgggagctgGAGCGCCGGGGGGTCCTGCGGCAGAAGCAGCTCCCCCCGAACCGGGGCGGGCCCTGGCGGACCCCGGCGAAGCCCCCCGCGTCGTGCCCTAAAGAGAACGGCTCTGCCGGGACCGGCGTTCCCTCTAAAACCAAAGGGAAGGGTcggggggctgctgggggcacCCCCGAATCCACCGGCGCCCCCTCGGCGCCCCAGAACGGCCGCGCAAAGACCAAGGACAgggggcggggggcggtggCCGGAGCCCCCCCGGCGCCCACCAAGCTGCTGGCCATGGACTGCGAGATGGTGGGCACGGGCCCCGGGGGCCGGAACAGCGCCCTGGCCCGGTGCAGCATCGTGTCCTACGACGGGGACGTTGTGTACGACCGGTACGTGCGGCCCGAGGCGCCCATCGTGGATTACCGGACCCGCTGGAGCGGCATCCGCCGGCAGCACATGGACAAAGCCGTGCCCTTCCAGCAGGCACAGCGGCAGGTGGGCCGGGGGGCGGcctggggggctggggcagcGTGGAAATGGGGTTGGGGTCTGCAGGTCAGAGAAGGGGACTGGaatgggggtttggggtgggggctTAGGGGTGGGAGTGTGGGGCTGAAGCTGTGGTGGGGGTCTCAGGGGTGGGAGTAGGGGTTGTGAGGGTGGAGGGGGAGTGGAAATGGGGGTGGGGGATGCAGGGCCAGGGTCTGCAGGTTGGAGGATGGGACTGGAATGGGGGGttgggggcacagggctgggagtgttgggggggagtggggctggggggtcaggctgcagggctgggggtggggggctgggggtgagggaTGTGGGGCCAGGGTGGGGGCTGCAAAACCAGggtggggggctgcagggctggaagtGTCAGGCTGTGGGACCACGGCTGGGAtggggggctcggggggagtgggggggctgcggggtgaggggtgtggggctgggtggggggaTGTAGGGCTGGGCTCTGTGTCTCATGGGCTGGGGGCAGcggggccagggctggggggtcgTGGGGCTGGAGGTTGGGAATGCTGGGCCAGGGGTAGGGGGttgggctctgcagcccaggggctgggccagggctgcaggTTGTGGGGTGGGGAGCTGTGGGGTTGGGGGTGAGGGGCTGCCCAGCTGGAGTGGAGAGTGCAGGGTAGGGATTGTGGGCTTGGGGTGGGAGGCTGTGTGGGagttgggggtgggggggctgcagggccaggcTCTGTGTCTTGtgggctggggacactgggCCAAGGGTGGGGGTCATGGGGCTGGAGATATGGGTTGGGTTcatgggctgggggtggggggctgAGCTCTGCGGctcaggggctgtggggggtcCAGAGCTgccctctgcagcaccaggatTGTGCCCCCACAGTGCCAttcccacccagcctggcaGTGGGGCTGCTCCGTGTCCTTGTGGGGCAGCCGCTTcccacagagcacagagggCACTACCAGGGGTCTTaaccccccccatcccaccctctcCCGTGCAGGTGCTGCGGATCCTGGCCGGGAAGGTCGTGGTGGGCCACGCCATCCACAATGACTTCAAGGCGCTCCGGTATTCCCACCCCAAAGCCCTCACCCGGGACACGTCCCGGATCCCGCTGCTGAACCGCCGGGGAGGCTTCCCAGAGAACGTGGCCGTGTCCCTGAAGCGCCTCACCAAGGCCCTGCTGAACCAGGACATCCAGGTACTGCTGCTGGAGCCCCCTGGGAGATGGGGACCCCCTGTGCCACGGCAGGGTgacagtgggatggaggggcaTCCCTGGGTTCATGTTCAGGGTACCCCAAATTCAGCTGCTGCTACCAgtcctgtgcctcagtttcccctttcCTGGAAGGCAGCCTGTGGGAGGGGGGGACCCTCAGCTCAACCCCTGCAGCCTCAAGAGggctttttcctgttcttttttctttaatctctaTGCATCCCCCCCACAAGTTGCCTGCAACCTCAAATATGCCTGTTCCTCCCCTAACTCTCTGCATCCCCCCAAATCTGCCTGTACCCCCCCAAATTGCCCACATCCCCCCAAATCTGCCTGCACCCCTAAATCTGCCTGTACCGCCCTAAATTCTGTGCATCCCCCCAAATCTGCCTGTGCCCCTAAATCTACCTGTACCCCCCCAAATTCTCTGCATCCCCCCAAATCTGCCTGTGCCCCTAAATCTGCCTGTACCCCCCCAAATTCTCTGCATCCCCCCAAATCTGCCTGCGCCCCCAAATCTGTCTGTACTCCCCAAACTCCCTGCATTCCCCTAGAGCTGCCTGTACTGCTCAATCTACCTGTATCCCCCCAAACTCCCTGcatcccccccaaaatctgCCTGTACCCCCCAAACTTCCTGCATCCCCCCAAATCTGCCTGTACCCCTAAATCTGCATGCAGCCCCCGAGAGCTGCCTGCACCCCCTGATCTTTGTGCATATCCCCACCCAAGTTGCTTGCAccctgccagagctgcctgcacccctaaatccacctgcagccccccagagctcctgcacCCCCTAATCTCCATGCATCTCCTCACTCGAGCTGTGTGCATTGCCCCACAGCTGTCTGTATCCCCAAATCTGCCTGTACTCCTAATTCTGCCTgcaccccagagctgcctgcagcccctgatCTCCCTGCATCCCAGTTCTGTCTGTATTCCCCCAATTCTGCCTGCACACCCCTAAATCTTCCTGCACCTCCCCCAGTTGCCTACACCCCCTTATGTTCCTGCATCCCCCTACCCGAGCTGCCTGCACTCCCCTAATTCTGCCTGTAGCCCAAATTGTGCCTGC
It contains:
- the ISG20L2 gene encoding interferon-stimulated 20 kDa exonuclease-like 2 isoform X1, with product MCRPPASGSGPRSSPVPLAPSRFPGPAMGDLILNVDLTAPEGRPKKERGNRKHQSFVRRRRELERRGVLRQKQLPPNRGGPWRTPAKPPASCPKENGSAGTGVPSKTKGKGRGAAGGTPESTGAPSAPQNGRAKTKDRGRGAVAGAPPAPTKLLAMDCEMVGTGPGGRNSALARCSIVSYDGDVVYDRYVRPEAPIVDYRTRWSGIRRQHMDKAVPFQQAQRQVLRILAGKVVVGHAIHNDFKALRYSHPKALTRDTSRIPLLNRRGGFPENVAVSLKRLTKALLNQDIQVGTSGHSSVEDARATMELYKVVEEEWEQHLRQNPEQE
- the ISG20L2 gene encoding interferon-stimulated 20 kDa exonuclease-like 2 isoform X2, translated to MGDLILNVDLTAPEGRPKKERGNRKHQSFVRRRRELERRGVLRQKQLPPNRGGPWRTPAKPPASCPKENGSAGTGVPSKTKGKGRGAAGGTPESTGAPSAPQNGRAKTKDRGRGAVAGAPPAPTKLLAMDCEMVGTGPGGRNSALARCSIVSYDGDVVYDRYVRPEAPIVDYRTRWSGIRRQHMDKAVPFQQAQRQVLRILAGKVVVGHAIHNDFKALRYSHPKALTRDTSRIPLLNRRGGFPENVAVSLKRLTKALLNQDIQVGTSGHSSVEDARATMELYKVVEEEWEQHLRQNPEQE